Proteins encoded together in one Laspinema palackyanum D2c window:
- a CDS encoding hemerythrin domain-containing protein, with translation MTVQLQDTKRMAIAQKLADMKAVQNFLISNEQKFISATSDPDIRERLQSMLEDDRKNLGIIETTIIQYGNPSEPDSTTEETLKQAQKMMEDSKMSLFDKMSKHELLKHAQVMKGLLVHKAAQVVGADIEVAITPLNTVNFENRSHQEQLKGILEVLGTRELTGQDPDQSVWSRVQDAMAALSGVFGSAVSRTKDDVNILEILRADHRKVDTLFAEIENTSDAKKREEFFGQIYKDLSAHSEAEEEVVYPAIRAQFPEVQHLYNEQAEMKQLLEAIKSSNGSDASFMTRVKQLKEMVQHHVKEEENDMFNKFQQTMNEAQMEQVSKQFKEAKSRIQQSMAS, from the coding sequence ATGACCGTTCAATTACAAGATACTAAACGCATGGCGATCGCCCAAAAATTGGCCGATATGAAAGCTGTGCAAAATTTTCTCATTTCTAATGAACAAAAATTTATCAGCGCCACCAGCGACCCCGATATCCGCGAGCGCTTGCAAAGTATGCTAGAGGATGACCGCAAAAACCTCGGCATCATTGAAACCACCATCATTCAATATGGCAATCCCTCTGAACCCGATAGCACCACTGAGGAAACCCTCAAACAAGCTCAGAAAATGATGGAAGATTCCAAAATGAGCTTGTTTGATAAAATGTCTAAGCACGAACTGCTCAAACACGCTCAGGTGATGAAAGGACTCCTCGTCCATAAAGCCGCACAAGTCGTCGGTGCTGACATTGAAGTCGCCATCACTCCCCTGAATACGGTGAACTTTGAAAACCGTTCTCACCAAGAACAACTCAAGGGTATTCTCGAAGTCCTCGGCACTCGCGAACTCACCGGACAAGACCCGGATCAAAGCGTCTGGAGTCGGGTTCAAGATGCAATGGCAGCCTTGAGTGGTGTCTTTGGTAGCGCCGTCAGCCGCACTAAAGATGATGTGAACATTTTGGAAATCCTCCGTGCAGATCACCGCAAGGTAGACACCCTCTTCGCGGAAATCGAAAACACCAGCGACGCTAAAAAACGCGAAGAATTCTTCGGTCAAATCTATAAAGACCTCAGCGCTCACTCGGAAGCTGAAGAAGAAGTGGTCTATCCCGCTATCCGCGCTCAATTCCCAGAAGTGCAACATCTGTATAACGAGCAGGCGGAGATGAAACAACTCCTCGAAGCCATCAAATCCAGCAACGGTAGCGATGCCAGCTTTATGACTCGTGTCAAACAGTTGAAAGAAATGGTGCAGCATCACGTCAAGGAAGAAGAGAACGATATGTTCAATAAATTCCAGCAAACCATGAATGAGGCCCAAATGGAACAAGTGTCCAAGCAGTTTAAGGAAGCCAAAAGCCGCATTCAACAATCAATGGCGTCCTAA
- a CDS encoding SDR family oxidoreductase has product MPTQEKQRPAQHQDQQPGLESEMNPRPKARASHYKGSGKLENKVALITGGDSGIGRSVAILFAREGADVAIVYLNEHEDAKKTQEMVEAEGRRCLPIAGDIGEKSFCEQVVKQTVDAFGHLDILINNAAEQHPQENIEDITQEQLEKTFRTNIFSMFYLTQAAMPHLQEGSAIVNTTSVTAYKGNETLLDYSSTKGAIVAFTRALSQKVVSQGIRVNGVAPGPIWTPLIPATFPPEKVASFGQQVPMKRAGEPEEVAPCYVFLASDDSSYMTGQILHPNGGTVVGG; this is encoded by the coding sequence ATGCCGACGCAAGAAAAACAACGCCCCGCTCAACATCAAGACCAACAACCGGGCCTGGAATCAGAAATGAATCCCCGTCCTAAAGCCCGTGCTTCTCACTATAAAGGCAGTGGAAAATTAGAAAATAAAGTTGCCCTGATTACGGGCGGAGATAGCGGAATTGGTCGTTCCGTGGCGATTTTGTTTGCCCGAGAAGGAGCGGATGTGGCGATCGTTTATCTGAACGAACATGAAGATGCCAAAAAAACTCAAGAGATGGTAGAAGCGGAAGGGCGGCGCTGTTTGCCGATCGCCGGAGATATCGGTGAAAAAAGCTTTTGTGAACAGGTGGTTAAACAGACCGTGGATGCTTTCGGCCATCTGGATATTCTGATTAATAATGCAGCGGAACAACATCCCCAAGAAAATATTGAGGATATCACTCAAGAACAGTTGGAAAAAACGTTCCGCACCAATATTTTCTCCATGTTTTACCTGACTCAGGCGGCTATGCCTCATCTGCAAGAAGGCAGTGCGATCGTGAATACGACCTCGGTAACCGCCTATAAGGGAAATGAAACTTTACTGGATTATTCTTCCACCAAGGGGGCGATCGTTGCCTTTACCCGAGCCTTGTCTCAAAAAGTGGTCAGCCAAGGAATTCGCGTTAATGGGGTCGCACCCGGTCCAATTTGGACTCCCCTAATTCCCGCCACCTTCCCCCCGGAAAAAGTCGCCTCATTCGGTCAGCAAGTCCCGATGAAACGGGCCGGAGAACCCGAGGAAGTCGCCCCCTGTTATGTGTTCCTCGCCTCGGATGATTCTTCTTATATGACAGGTCAAATTCTGCATCCCAATGGTGGTACCGTTGTTGGTGGTTAA